In the Pirellulales bacterium genome, GACGCCCATTTTGCTCGACGGGACGATCTACCTGACTTCTCCCGCCGACGGGAAGGACGCGCTCGTCTGCTACGACTCACACGGCGCCGAGAAATGGCGGGCGGTCTTCGGCAAAGAGAACCCAGGGAAGCATCGCAACGGCTCCGGGTGCAACGCCTCCCCGGTGACGGATGGCAACGCTGTGTTCGTCTTCTTCAAGAGCGGCACCTTGGCGGCCGTCGAACGCGACGGGAAAGTGCGTTGGCAGACCGACCTCGTGGAGCGTTATGGCAAAGACACGCTGTTCTGGGACCATGGCACTTCGCCCGTGTTGACGAACAAGTACGTCGTCATGGCCCGCATGCACCAAGGCGAGTCGTGGTTGGTCGCCTTCGACAAAGCCACCGGCGAACTGGCCTGGAAGGTCGCCCGCAACTACTCGACGCCCACCGAATGCGATCACGGCTACGCAACGCCGCTGGTCATTCAGCATCAGGGGCAGGAGTCGGTCCTGGTTTGGGGCGCCGAACATCTGACCATTCACACCGCGGCGGACGGGCAGGTTAACTGGTCGTGCGGCAATTTCAATCCGGGCGCCAACGCCTTGTGGCCCGCCATCGCGACGCCCGTGATCGTGGGTGACATGGCGGTGATTGCCTACGGCCGCAACGATCGCGGAATTCCGCGACTTCATGGAATTCGGCTGACGGGCAGCGGCGACGTCACGCAAACCAACCATGTCTGGAAGCGAGAAGATATTGGCACCTTCGTCCCGAGTCCGGCCGTTTACCAGGGCCGGGTGATTCTCGTCCGCGACCGCGGCCAGGTCGTGAGCATCGACCCCGCCACAGGCCGGACGATTTGGGAGGGGGCGTTTCCCAAGCATCGGGCGAACTTTTACGCCTCGCCGCTGATCGCCGCAGACAAGCTCTACGCGCCGCGCGAGGACGGCACCGTGTTTGTCGCCAGCATCGCCAACGACCAATTCAAATTGTTGGCTGAGAACAACATGGGCGAATCGATCATTGGTTCGCCCGTTCCGGTCTCGAACTGCATCCTCCTCCGCGGCGAGCAGCATCTGTTCTGCGTCGCCTCGGAGAAATCGCCGCTGACCCAGGCGGCCGCCGGGCGGTAGTGGAAGAATTGCTCGCGGGTCGGTTGTGGCAGGGCCATCTTGGCCCTGATCCGCGATCTGCGATGTAAGATAAACACTGCTCTGCTCCGCCGCTCGCAACGGGTCGTCCTCATGCTCGTCATCGCACGTATCGACTTCGGCTTCTGGTTACGGAGGGTCGTGACCTGGGATGCACTTTTGCCCATCGTGATCTGGGTCGCGCCATCGGTGATCGAGGTCCTCTTGCCGAATCGTCGCGGTGCCATGGAAATCGCGGCCCTCGTGCTGCCGATCGCCGCGGTGTTTCTGCGCTTCCGTGCCGGCATGCGGCACATCGCATCCAACCGTTGCTCGAGGCTGGTCCGTGGAGTGCAGGTCGCCGTCTTCATGGTCGGCATGCTTCCGCTGATCCTCTTCGATTGCTTCATGATCCTTTCCCACAACATGCCCGCGCTCGGGCCGATGCCGGCCGAAGACGTGATCGTCTGGTCCATCCTCCTTTCGATCTACGTCACGGCGATGGTCATTGCCATGTACCCCGGCCGTCTTGTGGACGACAACCCCTACTGCGGATCGCTCGAATCGCCAAGGCCAGCGGAGCTCGAGGGACGGCAGTGGCAGCCGCCGTGGGCGTTCTTTGCATTGGTGATCTCTTGCATTATCTGCGGGGCATTGGCCGCCGCGATGCCTCGGCACGAGCCGATGCGAGACCTGATCGCCTGGAACAGCGTTTTCACCGGATCCGGCGCGTTGGCTCTCCTTCTTCGTTCTCTGCAAACCCGTGCCGTCGCGCGCAAATCCGACAACCGCCAAAGACCGCCAGCCGATCCGGCTCCTGCGCCAGAGACGCGCCGGATGCGGGGGTGAGGCCAACGGACTCGCTTGCCGGCAGGCAAGCGGAGTAGAATTTCGTGGACGGCCGGACGCGCCGGGACTGTTGGCGCTCCGCGGCCCGACGCCTAGAATGGAAGCACGAGGTGGCACTATGGCGATTGTAACCGAACAGCGCGTCGCGCCGCTGATGGCAGGCGATCAATTGACCCGCGACGAGTTCTTGCGCCGTTGGGAAGCCGATCCGAGCATCAAGCTGGCCGAGTTGATCGAAGGGACCGTCTACATGCCTTCCCCGGTTTCTGCCGAGCACGGCGACATGGATGGAGACGTTGGTGGTTGGCTAAGCACCTACAAAGCTGCCACGCCG is a window encoding:
- a CDS encoding PQQ-binding-like beta-propeller repeat protein, translating into MLLATAWLVLFSPRLGMAADATDWLSWRGPMANGSVEQGNYPVQFGGDHYRWRTPLPGKGCSTPILLDGTIYLTSPADGKDALVCYDSHGAEKWRAVFGKENPGKHRNGSGCNASPVTDGNAVFVFFKSGTLAAVERDGKVRWQTDLVERYGKDTLFWDHGTSPVLTNKYVVMARMHQGESWLVAFDKATGELAWKVARNYSTPTECDHGYATPLVIQHQGQESVLVWGAEHLTIHTAADGQVNWSCGNFNPGANALWPAIATPVIVGDMAVIAYGRNDRGIPRLHGIRLTGSGDVTQTNHVWKREDIGTFVPSPAVYQGRVILVRDRGQVVSIDPATGRTIWEGAFPKHRANFYASPLIAADKLYAPREDGTVFVASIANDQFKLLAENNMGESIIGSPVPVSNCILLRGEQHLFCVASEKSPLTQAAAGR